Proteins encoded within one genomic window of Thunnus albacares chromosome 13, fThuAlb1.1, whole genome shotgun sequence:
- the si:dkey-71d15.2 gene encoding SH3 domain-containing kinase-binding protein 1 isoform X4, with amino-acid sequence MVSSYRRCCCISPVRLTKQDTDEFDSIVSLAEKLNEQVAHAADERLQSELQSLVTLTMEVERKENQSEELDSSSTTSFQQENSEEPSQNGSALPAAKSKSALTQSSPSSAAPSFSSLLPKALSAVLHATLPPRYSSVPRPIRNPPNLEQLQTELRELRANFEQMKSQHNKEIKLLMNELDEEKRIRLTLQMEVQRMKKHMSK; translated from the exons ATGGTGTCGAGTTACCGCAGATGCTGCTGTATCTCACCGGTGAGGCTGACAAAACAAG ACACTGACGAGTTTGATTCAATTGTGTCACTGGCGGAGAAGCTGAATGAGCAGGTAGCTCATGCTGCAGATGAGAGGTTACAGTCTGAGCTTCAGTCTCTG GTAACACTCACGATGGAggtggaaagaaaagaaaaccagaGTGAAGAGCTGGATTCTTCATCAACAACAAGTTTTCAACAAGAAAACTCTGAGGAACCGAGTCAGAATGGTTCTGCCCTGCCT GCAGCTAAAAGCAAAAGTGCACTCACACAGTCCTCCCCTTCAAGCGCTGCACCGTCCTTCTCGTCTCTTTTACCGAAAGCTCTCTCTGCTGTTCTTCATGCGACGCTGCCTCCACGTTACAGCTCCGTGCCTCGGCCAATCAGAAACCCACCGAACCTGGAACAACTGCAGACAGAGCTGAGAGAACTGAGGGCTAACTTTGAACAGATGAAGAGTCAGCACAA CAAAGAAATTAAACTGCTGATGAATGAGCTAGATGAGGAGAAAAGGATTCGTTTGACTTTACAG atgGAGGTACAACGTATGAAGAAGCACATGTCTAAATGA
- the si:dkey-71d15.2 gene encoding SH3 domain-containing kinase-binding protein 1 isoform X2 produces MVSSYRRCCCISPVRLTKQDVDLKTPQVFLSFSLSPSTLVFLSVTMGNYSSALIPDTDEFDSIVSLAEKLNEQVAHAADERLQSELQSLVTLTMEVERKENQSEELDSSSTTSFQQENSEEPSQNGSALPAAKSKSALTQSSPSSAAPSFSSLLPKALSAVLHATLPPRYSSVPRPIRNPPNLEQLQTELRELRANFEQMKSQHNKEIKLLMNELDEEKRIRLTLQMEVQRMKKHMSK; encoded by the exons ATGGTGTCGAGTTACCGCAGATGCTGCTGTATCTCACCGGTGAGGCTGACAAAACAAG ATGTAGACTTAAAGACTCCGCaggtttttctgtctttctctctgtctccttccaCACTTGTATTCCTCTCTGTCACGATGGGCAACTATAGCTCAGCCCTCATTCCTG ACACTGACGAGTTTGATTCAATTGTGTCACTGGCGGAGAAGCTGAATGAGCAGGTAGCTCATGCTGCAGATGAGAGGTTACAGTCTGAGCTTCAGTCTCTG GTAACACTCACGATGGAggtggaaagaaaagaaaaccagaGTGAAGAGCTGGATTCTTCATCAACAACAAGTTTTCAACAAGAAAACTCTGAGGAACCGAGTCAGAATGGTTCTGCCCTGCCT GCAGCTAAAAGCAAAAGTGCACTCACACAGTCCTCCCCTTCAAGCGCTGCACCGTCCTTCTCGTCTCTTTTACCGAAAGCTCTCTCTGCTGTTCTTCATGCGACGCTGCCTCCACGTTACAGCTCCGTGCCTCGGCCAATCAGAAACCCACCGAACCTGGAACAACTGCAGACAGAGCTGAGAGAACTGAGGGCTAACTTTGAACAGATGAAGAGTCAGCACAA CAAAGAAATTAAACTGCTGATGAATGAGCTAGATGAGGAGAAAAGGATTCGTTTGACTTTACAG atgGAGGTACAACGTATGAAGAAGCACATGTCTAAATGA
- the si:dkey-71d15.2 gene encoding SH3 domain-containing kinase-binding protein 1 isoform X5, translating into MVSSYRRCCCISPVRLTKQDTDEFDSIVSLAEKLNEQVTLTMEVERKENQSEELDSSSTTSFQQENSEEPSQNGSALPAAKSKSALTQSSPSSAAPSFSSLLPKALSAVLHATLPPRYSSVPRPIRNPPNLEQLQTELRELRANFEQMKSQHNKEIKLLMNELDEEKRIRLTLQMEVQRMKKHMSK; encoded by the exons ATGGTGTCGAGTTACCGCAGATGCTGCTGTATCTCACCGGTGAGGCTGACAAAACAAG ACACTGACGAGTTTGATTCAATTGTGTCACTGGCGGAGAAGCTGAATGAGCAG GTAACACTCACGATGGAggtggaaagaaaagaaaaccagaGTGAAGAGCTGGATTCTTCATCAACAACAAGTTTTCAACAAGAAAACTCTGAGGAACCGAGTCAGAATGGTTCTGCCCTGCCT GCAGCTAAAAGCAAAAGTGCACTCACACAGTCCTCCCCTTCAAGCGCTGCACCGTCCTTCTCGTCTCTTTTACCGAAAGCTCTCTCTGCTGTTCTTCATGCGACGCTGCCTCCACGTTACAGCTCCGTGCCTCGGCCAATCAGAAACCCACCGAACCTGGAACAACTGCAGACAGAGCTGAGAGAACTGAGGGCTAACTTTGAACAGATGAAGAGTCAGCACAA CAAAGAAATTAAACTGCTGATGAATGAGCTAGATGAGGAGAAAAGGATTCGTTTGACTTTACAG atgGAGGTACAACGTATGAAGAAGCACATGTCTAAATGA
- the si:dkey-71d15.2 gene encoding SH3 domain-containing kinase-binding protein 1 isoform X1, translating into MFSSTGCTELTVLLISAPLTCSDLLFVDVDLKTPQVFLSFSLSPSTLVFLSVTMGNYSSALIPDTDEFDSIVSLAEKLNEQVAHAADERLQSELQSLVTLTMEVERKENQSEELDSSSTTSFQQENSEEPSQNGSALPAAKSKSALTQSSPSSAAPSFSSLLPKALSAVLHATLPPRYSSVPRPIRNPPNLEQLQTELRELRANFEQMKSQHNKEIKLLMNELDEEKRIRLTLQMEVQRMKKHMSK; encoded by the exons ATGTTTTCCTCAACAGGTTGCACTGAGCTGACTGTCTTGTTGATTTCTGCTCCACTGACTTGCTCCGATCTGTTGTTTGTAGATGTAGACTTAAAGACTCCGCaggtttttctgtctttctctctgtctccttccaCACTTGTATTCCTCTCTGTCACGATGGGCAACTATAGCTCAGCCCTCATTCCTG ACACTGACGAGTTTGATTCAATTGTGTCACTGGCGGAGAAGCTGAATGAGCAGGTAGCTCATGCTGCAGATGAGAGGTTACAGTCTGAGCTTCAGTCTCTG GTAACACTCACGATGGAggtggaaagaaaagaaaaccagaGTGAAGAGCTGGATTCTTCATCAACAACAAGTTTTCAACAAGAAAACTCTGAGGAACCGAGTCAGAATGGTTCTGCCCTGCCT GCAGCTAAAAGCAAAAGTGCACTCACACAGTCCTCCCCTTCAAGCGCTGCACCGTCCTTCTCGTCTCTTTTACCGAAAGCTCTCTCTGCTGTTCTTCATGCGACGCTGCCTCCACGTTACAGCTCCGTGCCTCGGCCAATCAGAAACCCACCGAACCTGGAACAACTGCAGACAGAGCTGAGAGAACTGAGGGCTAACTTTGAACAGATGAAGAGTCAGCACAA CAAAGAAATTAAACTGCTGATGAATGAGCTAGATGAGGAGAAAAGGATTCGTTTGACTTTACAG atgGAGGTACAACGTATGAAGAAGCACATGTCTAAATGA
- the si:dkey-71d15.2 gene encoding SH3 domain-containing kinase-binding protein 1 isoform X3, whose protein sequence is MFSSTGCTELTVLLISAPLTCSDLLFVDVDLKTPQVFLSFSLSPSTLVFLSVTMGNYSSALIPDTDEFDSIVSLAEKLNEQVTLTMEVERKENQSEELDSSSTTSFQQENSEEPSQNGSALPAAKSKSALTQSSPSSAAPSFSSLLPKALSAVLHATLPPRYSSVPRPIRNPPNLEQLQTELRELRANFEQMKSQHNKEIKLLMNELDEEKRIRLTLQMEVQRMKKHMSK, encoded by the exons ATGTTTTCCTCAACAGGTTGCACTGAGCTGACTGTCTTGTTGATTTCTGCTCCACTGACTTGCTCCGATCTGTTGTTTGTAGATGTAGACTTAAAGACTCCGCaggtttttctgtctttctctctgtctccttccaCACTTGTATTCCTCTCTGTCACGATGGGCAACTATAGCTCAGCCCTCATTCCTG ACACTGACGAGTTTGATTCAATTGTGTCACTGGCGGAGAAGCTGAATGAGCAG GTAACACTCACGATGGAggtggaaagaaaagaaaaccagaGTGAAGAGCTGGATTCTTCATCAACAACAAGTTTTCAACAAGAAAACTCTGAGGAACCGAGTCAGAATGGTTCTGCCCTGCCT GCAGCTAAAAGCAAAAGTGCACTCACACAGTCCTCCCCTTCAAGCGCTGCACCGTCCTTCTCGTCTCTTTTACCGAAAGCTCTCTCTGCTGTTCTTCATGCGACGCTGCCTCCACGTTACAGCTCCGTGCCTCGGCCAATCAGAAACCCACCGAACCTGGAACAACTGCAGACAGAGCTGAGAGAACTGAGGGCTAACTTTGAACAGATGAAGAGTCAGCACAA CAAAGAAATTAAACTGCTGATGAATGAGCTAGATGAGGAGAAAAGGATTCGTTTGACTTTACAG atgGAGGTACAACGTATGAAGAAGCACATGTCTAAATGA
- the lipia gene encoding lipase member H produces the protein MSLWQYLTTLLLIAVQLCKVQTCDHFTDLDLAHSIIGTDLRIRLLLYTNSTATCGSLVSHTNLLAHPQFNMSRPTTFVVHGYRPTGSPPMWLHNITQLLLVRTDGNVIVVDWNHGATNVNYLKVVENTHKVADNLTAFIKMMQESGASLSSIHMIGVSLGAHISGFVGANLNGAIGRITALDPAGPQFTGATPNNRLDAKDAQFVDVLHTDMDALGFRKPLGHIDFYANGGADQPGCPKTIFSGTAYFKCDHQRSVLLYLDSLSRTCFTRSFPCSSYKDFLNGNCMNCTQFGEDGCPAFGYDVIKWKDILLRLGQTKAFFTTNKETPFCMTNYKVEVVIWNQVERWGYITVKLHGNGEEAVATIDHKASNFQKYKNTRLFAQFDKDVKSVNKVSLTFSTGNVFKPKYKLRVLQVRLTHLERKDRPLCRYDFILEENKEVTFRPIPCEDSNF, from the exons ATGTCACTGTGGCAGTATCTGACAACACTCTTGCTGATAGCTGTTCAACTATGCAAAG TTCAGACATGCGATCACTTCACAGATCTAGATCTGGCTCACTCAATCATAGGAACTGACCTCAGGATTAGATTGCTGCTGTACACCAATTCTACTGCAACATGTGGTTCACTTGTGTCCCACACCAACCTGTTAGCCCACCCTCAGTTCAACATGTCCAGGCCAACCACCTTCGTTGTTCATGGCTATCGGCCCACAGGATCTCCACCGATGTGGCTTCACAacatcacacagctgctgctggtcaGGACAGACGGTAACGTCATAGTAGTGGACTGGAACCACGGGGCTACCAATGTGAATTATTTAAAAGTAGTGGAGAACACACACAAGGTAGCAGACAACCTCACTGCTTTCATCAAAATGATGCAG GAAAGTGGTGCCTCTCTGAGCTCCATCCACATGATCGGAGTCAGTCTTGGAGCTCATATATCAGGCTTTGTAGGCGCAAACCTGAATGGGGCAATCGGAAGAATTACAG CTCTGGATCCTGCTGGGCCTCAGTTCACCGGCGCTACTCCAAACAATCGGCTGGATGCCAAAGATGCCCAGTTTGTGGATGTTCTTCATACAGACATGGATG ccCTGGGCTTCAGAAAACCTTTAGGTCACATTGATTTCTATGCAAATGGAGGAGCAGACCAACCTGGATGCCCCAAAACCATCTTTTCTG GAACAGCCTATTTCAAATGCGACCACCAGAGATCAGTGTTGCTCTACCTTGACTCTCTGAGTCGGACGTGCTTCACCAGGAGCTTCCCCTGCTCCTCTTACAAGGACTTTCTGAATGGTAACTGCATGAACTGTACGCAGTTTGGAGAAGATGGATGTCCTGCCTTTG GTTATGACGTCATAAAGTGGAAAGACATCCTGCTGCGCCTGGGGCAAACAAAAGCTTTCTTCACCACAAATAAAGAGACTCCATTCTGCA TGACAAACTACAAGGTAGAAGTGGTGATATGGAACCAGGTGGAACGCTGGGGCTacatcactgttaaacttcaTGGGAATGGTGAAGAAGCAGTGGCAACCATCGACCA TAAAGCATCAAACTTCCAGAAGTACAAAAATACACGGTTGTTTGCCCAGTTTGACAAAGATGTAAAGTCAGTGAATAAGGTGTCTCTCACATTCTCCACTGGGAACGTGTTCAAGCCCAAATATAAGCTGCGTGTCCTCCAAGTCCGTCTCACACATCTGGAACGCAAGGACAG GCCTCTCTGTCGATACGACTTCATTCTTGAGGAGAACAAAGAAGTCACCTTCAGGCCTATTCCTTGTGAAGACTCCAACTTCTGA